One window of the Dendropsophus ebraccatus isolate aDenEbr1 chromosome 12, aDenEbr1.pat, whole genome shotgun sequence genome contains the following:
- the LOC138769149 gene encoding speedy protein 1-A-like, producing MARKRKRELIDLYEEETSMTTIMKRRKDTDLQPEEIAAFLNLLDDEDIQLFLAKDICLRISDKYLLAMTLAYFKRAGLTIEEYKEYFFASLYLANQFEEDEDFRYEIYAWALGRSWEWRKEELHDQRNYLLYRMDFRAWIDQTTCEEIMAQDPFHWAWMRQRRPHHSWAIRWWRRSAWEFEVQGPWGYPYSCARCRNIVLYPCRWKVVGNIVSQIDTAVDPGTSIEILD from the exons ATGgcgaggaagaggaagagagaacTGATCGACCTTTATGAAGAGGAGAC aTCAATGACCACCatcatgaagaggaggaaggacaCCGACCTGCAGCCAGAAGAAATAGCTGCATTCCTGAACCTGCTTG ACGACGAGGACATCCAACTGTTTTTGGCCAAGGACATCTGCCTACGGATCTCGGACAAG TATCTGCTAGCAATGACCCTCGCGTACTTCAAGAGAGCTGGACTGACCATCGAGGAGTATAAAGAATACTTTTTTGCATCCCT TTATCTAGCGAACCAGTTTGAAGAAGATGAGGACTTCAGATACGAGATCTACGCGTGGGCCTTAGGAAGATCCTGGGAATGGCGGAAGGAAGAACTGCACGACCAACGGAACTATTTGCTTTACCGGATGGACTTCAGAGCTTGGATTGACCAGACCACGTGTGAAGAG ATCATGGCACAGGACCCTTTCCACTGGGCATGGATGCGACAGAGGCGTCCCCATCACAGCTGGGCCATTCGTTGGTGGAGGAGGAGCGCATGGGAGTTCGAAGTCCAAGGCCCATGGGGTTACCCATATTCATGCGCTCGCTGCAGGAACATCGTTTTGTATCCATGCAGGTGGAAAGTGGTCGGTAACATCGTAAGCCAGATCGACACAGCAGTGGACCCTGGAACATCGATTGAGATCCTCGACTAA